Proteins from a single region of Peromyscus eremicus chromosome 9, PerEre_H2_v1, whole genome shotgun sequence:
- the Ptgdr gene encoding prostaglandin D2 receptor, which yields MNASYRCHASSWVEKGSSATMGGVLFSAGLLGNLLALVLLARSGLGSCRQRPLRPPPSVFYVLVCGLTITDLLGKCLVSPVVLAAYAQNQSLKELLPAAGNGLCQAFAFIMSFFGLASTLQLLAMALECWLSLGHPFFYQRHITLRRGVLVAPVVGAFCLAFCSLPFAGFGKFVQYCPGTWCFIQMVHEKRSLSVLGFSVLYSSLMALLVLATVLCNLGAMHNLYAMHRRLRRRHSRCCPRDRAQPGSGHGHESLHPLEELDHLVLLALMTVLFTMCSLPLIVSCWAPKFRKTGRLRDRPGGKVGVGWMLLWLQELHRGHRQGG from the coding sequence ATGAACGCGTCCTATCGCTGCCATGCATCCTCCTGGGTGGAAAAGGGCTCCTCGGCGACAATGGGTGGCGTGCTCTTCAGCGCCGGGCTACTGGGCAACCTGCTGGCGTTGGTGCTGCTGGCGCGCTCGGGCCTGGGGTCCTGCCGGCAGCGGCCGCTGCGCCCGCCACCCTCGGTCTTCTACGTGCTAGTGTGTGGCTTGACGATTACtgacttgctaggcaagtgtctGGTCAGCCCGGTGGTCCTGGCTGCCTACGCACAAAATCAGAGCCTGAAGGAACTGCTGCCTGCCGCAGGCAATGGGCTATGTCAAGCCTTCGCCTTCATCATGTCCTTCTTTGGGCTAGCCTCGACGTTACAGCTGCTAGCTATGGCGCTGGAGTGCTGGCTGTCTCTGGGACACCCCTTCTTCTACCAACGGCACATCACCCTGCGCCGGGGAGTGCTGGTGGCGCCGGTCGTGGGAGCCTTCTGCTTGGCTTTCTGCTCGCTCCCCTTCGCCGGCTTTGGGAAGTTCGTGCAGTACTGCCCAGGCACCTGGTGCTTCATCCAGATGGTCCATGAGAAGCGCTCGCTGTCGGTTCTCGGCTTCTCTGTGCTCTACTCCAGCCTCATGGCGCTGCTGGTCCTCGCTACCGTGCTGTGCAACCTGGGCGCCATGCACAACCTCTACGCCATGCACCGGCGCCTGAGGCGCCGCCACTCACGCTGCTGCCCCAGGGACCGCGCCCAGCCAGGCTCCGGTCACGGGCACGAGTCCCTACATCCCCTGGAGGAGCTGGACCACCTCGTGCTGCTGGCTCTCATGACGGTGCTCTTCACTATGTGTTCCTTGCCTTTAATTGTGAGTTGCTGGGCACCGAAGTTCAGGAAAACTGGGCGCCTCAGGGACCGGCCaggtgggaaggtgggggtgggatggatgCTGCTCTGGCTCCAGGAGCTGCATCGGGGCCACCGGCAGGGCGGTTGA